A genome region from Verrucomicrobiia bacterium includes the following:
- the motA gene encoding flagellar motor stator protein MotA, protein MIIIIGAIIVLGSVIGGFTMAGGHVGSLMHLSEFIIIGGAALGALVIMSPKRVLVDLGKLTLASLKGAPYGRAEYEELFKALYELFMLGRRNGMIALEEHVMNPKASSIFAKYPRFLANHHAVEFLCSGLRPIVDGKIKPDQLKLLLDVEIESMEQEEHQPVQVLTKAADAMPGFGIVAAVLGIVITMGAISGPIEEIGYKVAAALVGTFLGIFLSYGFLNPLAVNMEFLNQASMSYIRCIATSVVGFANGMAPIMAVEVARRGLASDVKPPVDALEAMLKSLNAPGKK, encoded by the coding sequence ATGATCATCATCATCGGCGCCATCATTGTACTCGGATCGGTCATCGGGGGGTTCACGATGGCCGGCGGCCACGTGGGCTCGCTCATGCATCTGTCCGAGTTCATCATCATCGGCGGAGCCGCCCTGGGGGCGCTGGTGATCATGTCGCCGAAGCGGGTTCTGGTGGACTTGGGCAAGCTCACGCTGGCGAGCCTCAAGGGGGCGCCCTACGGACGGGCCGAGTACGAGGAGCTGTTCAAGGCGCTGTACGAGCTGTTCATGCTGGGGCGCCGCAACGGGATGATCGCGCTGGAGGAGCACGTGATGAATCCGAAGGCGAGCAGCATCTTCGCCAAGTACCCCCGGTTCCTCGCCAACCATCATGCGGTCGAGTTCCTCTGCAGCGGCCTGCGGCCGATCGTGGATGGCAAGATCAAGCCGGACCAGTTGAAGCTTCTGCTCGATGTCGAGATCGAGAGCATGGAGCAGGAGGAACACCAGCCGGTGCAGGTCCTCACCAAGGCGGCCGACGCCATGCCCGGCTTCGGGATTGTCGCCGCGGTGCTCGGCATCGTGATCACCATGGGCGCCATCTCCGGCCCCATCGAGGAGATCGGCTACAAGGTGGCCGCGGCGCTGGTCGGCACCTTCCTGGGCATCTTCCTTTCCTACGGGTTCCTCAATCCGCTGGCGGTCAACATGGAGTTCCTCAACCAGGCCAGCATGTCCTACATCCGCTGCATCGCGACGTCGGTCGTCGGGTTCGCCAACGGCATGGCTCCCATCATGGCCGTCGAAGTCGCCCGCCGCGGTCTGGCCAGCGATGTCAAACCGCCCGTGGACGCCCTCGAGGCGATGCTCAAATCCCTCAATGCCCCCGGGAAGAAGTAG
- a CDS encoding OmpA family protein, translating to MKHKGHHGGAWKVAYADFVTAMMALFMVLWLTAQDEKIKEAVERAFKNPFGALTKESMGIIPSQSDPMKIEDRGNFDAASMVELSVLRRLNEDLLKTLRHEHDDPSERSVELELTAEGLRITIFDRSQRPIFEPQSINLTPYGDWVLSTLAWELARYRSFTIEVEGHTEQGHPPLSDSYGDWEMSADRANIARRKLLVHGVSAGQMRKVAGFADTAPMPNHPPEAEVNRRVTIMLKIPDPRFSATQLSHAG from the coding sequence ATGAAACACAAAGGGCATCACGGCGGCGCCTGGAAGGTGGCCTACGCGGACTTCGTCACCGCCATGATGGCGCTCTTCATGGTCCTGTGGCTCACCGCCCAGGACGAGAAGATCAAGGAGGCCGTCGAGAGGGCCTTCAAGAATCCCTTCGGCGCCCTGACCAAGGAGAGCATGGGGATCATCCCCAGCCAGTCGGACCCCATGAAGATCGAGGACCGCGGCAATTTCGATGCCGCCTCCATGGTCGAGTTGTCGGTGCTGCGTCGGCTCAACGAGGACCTGTTGAAGACGCTCCGGCACGAGCATGACGACCCGTCCGAGCGGTCGGTCGAGCTGGAACTGACCGCCGAAGGACTGCGCATCACCATCTTTGACCGCTCGCAGCGGCCCATTTTCGAGCCCCAGTCCATCAACCTCACCCCCTACGGCGACTGGGTGCTGTCCACGCTCGCGTGGGAACTGGCCCGGTACAGATCCTTCACCATCGAGGTCGAGGGCCATACCGAGCAGGGACATCCGCCCCTGAGCGACAGCTACGGCGACTGGGAGATGTCCGCGGACCGTGCCAACATCGCCCGGCGCAAGCTTCTCGTGCATGGCGTGAGCGCCGGACAGATGCGCAAGGTGGCGGGTTTCGCCGATACCGCACCCATGCCCAACCACCCGCCGGAGGCGGAAGTGAACCGTCGTGTCACCATCATGCTCAAGATCCCCGACCCCAGATTCTCGGCCACCCAACTGTCCCATGCCGGCTGA